The following coding sequences are from one Pirellulales bacterium window:
- a CDS encoding sugar phosphate isomerase/epimerase, with amino-acid sequence MTRRHILAQAGIAAGATAAGSAVTQAADGPKPATKPGKPFGYCLNTSTVRGQKLGIEKEIDLAAKAGYDGIEPWINEIDEYVKQGGSLKDLAKRISDRGLTVASAIGFAQWIVGDDAQRAKGLEEAKRTMDLVAQLGGRRIAAPPAGATDKPALDLSEAATRYRALLELGRQMGVAPQLEVWGFSKNLSRLGETVYVAVETGHRNACLLLDVYHLYKGGSEFNGIKLLGGAGMHVFHVNDYPASPPRQTITDADRVYPGDGVAPLDQLFRDLRDAGFCGMLSLELFNRGYWEQDPLEVARTGLEKTRAAVERSL; translated from the coding sequence ATGACGCGACGTCACATTCTGGCCCAAGCCGGCATCGCCGCGGGAGCGACGGCCGCCGGATCCGCCGTCACGCAGGCCGCCGACGGGCCGAAGCCGGCAACGAAGCCCGGCAAGCCGTTCGGTTATTGCTTGAACACCAGCACCGTCCGCGGGCAAAAGCTGGGCATCGAGAAAGAGATCGATCTGGCCGCCAAAGCCGGCTACGACGGCATCGAGCCGTGGATCAACGAAATCGACGAATACGTGAAGCAGGGCGGCTCGCTCAAAGACCTGGCAAAGCGGATCAGCGACCGCGGCCTGACCGTGGCCAGCGCCATCGGCTTTGCCCAGTGGATCGTCGGCGACGACGCGCAGCGGGCCAAAGGGCTGGAAGAAGCGAAACGCACGATGGATCTGGTGGCCCAGCTTGGCGGCCGACGGATCGCGGCCCCGCCTGCCGGCGCCACCGACAAACCGGCCCTCGATTTATCGGAGGCCGCGACGCGCTATCGGGCGTTGCTCGAGCTGGGGCGGCAGATGGGCGTGGCGCCGCAGCTCGAAGTGTGGGGCTTCTCCAAGAACCTCAGCCGTCTGGGTGAGACCGTGTATGTGGCGGTGGAAACCGGCCATCGCAACGCCTGCCTGCTCCTCGATGTCTATCACCTTTACAAGGGCGGCTCCGAGTTCAACGGCATCAAGCTGCTGGGCGGTGCGGGCATGCACGTCTTCCACGTGAACGACTACCCGGCATCGCCCCCGCGGCAAACGATCACCGACGCCGATCGCGTCTATCCCGGCGACGGCGTTGCGCCGCTAGACCAATTGTTTCGCGACCTGCGCGACGCCGGCTTCTGCGGCATGCTTTCGCTGGAGTTGTTCAACCGCGGTTACTGGGAGCAGGATCCGTTGGAAGTTGCCCGCACGGGTCTGGAAAAGACCCGTGCCGCCGTGGAAAGATCGCTTTAG
- a CDS encoding bifunctional serine/threonine-protein kinase/formylglycine-generating enzyme family protein, whose product MLQSFASLAGTMAPAGAETPVLGAPIFPPPGDSPAATTSPGRFEVLRTHASGGLGRVSVAVDNELRRQVAIKEMHPQLADHPESRARFLLEAEVTGSLEHPGVVPVYSLGNWPDGRPFYAMRLIRGQTLEEAVRQFHETPCDAGERELRLRKLLRRFIDICNAVEYAHSRGVLHRDLKPANVMLGPYGETLVVDWGLAKPATQGDVAASSTQTFVALQASGNTPATRAGTVIGTPAYMGPEQASGALDRLGPASDVYSLGATLYTVLTNQPPFADENFAVTRSRILKGDFPPPRWVRSDVPRPLEAICLKAMALQPGNRYASAHALAEDVEHWLADAPVRAYREGPIERWSRWSRRHRAWARAVAFSLTLVSVVALVASGLVNRARLQIDEAHHQRALAQIDLLCNAEPAAIPLILENLRPFHDEVAPRLREMLAGGDLSPRQRMRLDLALLDDDPTRVTDLVGSLLTCSYDDFEVVRDRLRPHAKTFIDSLWQTLRDVRADASSRFHAGLALASYLPDSTHWTADDSAFMARTLLAQSVDHQRELRADLRPIASRLLPEVYRSFRDDSQPGDVCSAATAALAAWAVDRPGLLATAASEASAEPFVVLLPTLAAAPDRPTAVATLREIVGRQPPADGRITERERIALGRLRAGAAIALLRLGDDPKLSEVFTPGDDPESRTQFVAGLRARGVGPEKLIELLAAARQEAVRFGLILALGEFRIEEIPGPARDRLTQWLADWYQTDPSSAIHSACAWLLTTWNMRDRVDGFDYAPHSAARDRQREWFMVPLGPTTGVGNVLKMIAFPAGEFWMGSPATETDRQNLESQHRVRLSRPFAISHRPLSRAVYTRFLTETRGAAAADAWLASVREMAPTPKHSAVRINWYDAVLLARWLTFQAGMSESDQCYADPATLALDRDGHPIDRQWPLRPERKGFRLPTEAEWEYACRAGTVTAFSFGSDQSLAGDYGWFQSNSAGSLQPSWVLKPTGRGLFSIHGNVGEWCHDWLGFIPGGTGVDPIGAAEGPCRAMRGGSYLSVAVLSRSASRAGLPPEFAAPYGSVRLVCTLSQ is encoded by the coding sequence ATGTTGCAATCGTTCGCGTCGCTCGCCGGCACGATGGCGCCCGCCGGCGCAGAAACGCCTGTGCTCGGCGCCCCGATTTTCCCGCCACCTGGCGACTCGCCCGCCGCCACCACCAGCCCTGGGCGCTTCGAAGTGCTGCGGACTCATGCCAGCGGAGGTTTGGGCCGAGTCTCCGTGGCCGTCGATAACGAACTGCGCAGACAGGTGGCGATCAAAGAAATGCACCCGCAATTGGCCGACCACCCGGAAAGCCGCGCCCGGTTTCTGCTCGAAGCCGAAGTCACCGGCAGCCTGGAACATCCGGGCGTCGTTCCCGTCTATAGCCTGGGCAATTGGCCCGATGGCCGGCCCTTCTATGCCATGCGGCTGATTCGCGGCCAGACGCTCGAAGAAGCCGTCCGGCAGTTCCATGAGACCCCCTGCGACGCCGGCGAGCGCGAGCTGCGGCTGCGCAAGTTGCTGCGTCGCTTCATCGATATTTGTAATGCGGTCGAGTATGCCCATAGCCGCGGCGTGCTGCACCGCGATCTCAAGCCGGCCAACGTCATGCTCGGTCCCTACGGCGAAACGCTCGTCGTCGATTGGGGGCTGGCCAAACCGGCCACGCAAGGCGACGTGGCCGCCAGCTCCACGCAAACGTTTGTGGCCCTTCAGGCATCGGGCAACACGCCGGCCACCCGCGCCGGCACCGTGATCGGCACGCCCGCCTATATGGGCCCCGAACAGGCGTCCGGCGCGCTCGACCGGCTTGGTCCGGCCAGCGATGTCTACAGCTTGGGAGCGACGCTCTACACGGTCCTGACCAATCAGCCGCCGTTTGCCGACGAGAACTTCGCGGTGACGCGAAGCCGCATTCTGAAAGGCGACTTTCCGCCCCCGCGCTGGGTCCGCTCCGACGTGCCGCGACCGCTGGAGGCGATTTGCCTCAAAGCGATGGCCTTGCAGCCGGGCAATCGCTATGCCTCGGCCCACGCCTTGGCGGAAGACGTCGAGCACTGGCTGGCCGACGCGCCGGTCCGGGCATATCGCGAAGGGCCGATCGAGCGCTGGTCGCGCTGGTCGCGCCGCCACCGGGCCTGGGCGCGGGCGGTGGCCTTTTCGTTGACGTTGGTGTCCGTCGTGGCCCTCGTCGCAAGCGGTCTGGTGAACCGGGCGCGGCTGCAAATCGACGAAGCACACCACCAACGCGCCTTGGCTCAGATCGATTTGCTCTGCAATGCCGAGCCGGCCGCGATACCGTTGATCCTCGAAAACCTGCGCCCTTTTCACGACGAAGTCGCGCCGCGGCTGCGAGAGATGCTTGCCGGCGGCGACCTCAGCCCGCGACAGCGAATGCGGCTCGATCTGGCCTTGCTCGACGACGATCCGACGCGCGTGACCGACCTCGTCGGGTCGCTCTTGACCTGCTCCTACGACGATTTTGAGGTCGTCCGCGACCGCTTGCGACCGCACGCCAAGACCTTTATCGACTCATTGTGGCAAACGCTCCGTGACGTTCGCGCCGACGCAAGCAGTCGCTTTCACGCCGGCCTGGCCCTGGCCAGCTACCTGCCCGACTCGACGCACTGGACCGCGGACGACTCCGCGTTTATGGCGCGCACACTGCTCGCCCAATCCGTCGATCACCAGCGAGAATTGCGGGCCGACCTGCGGCCGATCGCGTCGCGGCTGTTGCCCGAAGTCTACCGCTCGTTCCGCGACGATTCGCAGCCCGGTGACGTGTGCAGCGCCGCCACGGCCGCGTTGGCCGCCTGGGCGGTCGACCGGCCCGGCCTGCTGGCGACGGCGGCCAGCGAGGCGAGTGCCGAACCCTTCGTGGTCTTGCTGCCGACCCTGGCCGCCGCGCCCGACCGGCCGACCGCCGTCGCCACGTTGCGCGAGATCGTCGGCCGCCAACCACCGGCCGACGGCAGAATCACTGAGCGAGAGCGAATCGCCTTGGGACGCCTGCGGGCCGGGGCGGCGATCGCGCTGCTGCGCCTGGGAGACGATCCCAAATTGAGCGAGGTGTTCACGCCCGGCGACGATCCGGAAAGCCGGACGCAGTTTGTGGCCGGTTTGCGGGCCCGCGGCGTCGGGCCGGAAAAGTTGATCGAGCTTCTCGCCGCCGCGCGCCAAGAGGCGGTGCGCTTCGGGCTGATCTTGGCGTTGGGCGAATTCCGCATCGAAGAAATTCCCGGACCGGCCCGCGATCGCCTGACGCAATGGCTTGCGGACTGGTATCAGACCGATCCCAGTTCCGCGATCCACTCCGCCTGCGCGTGGCTGTTGACAACCTGGAACATGCGCGACCGCGTCGATGGCTTTGACTACGCGCCGCATTCCGCCGCCCGTGACCGGCAACGGGAGTGGTTCATGGTCCCGTTGGGTCCGACTACTGGGGTCGGCAATGTGTTGAAGATGATCGCCTTTCCCGCGGGCGAATTCTGGATGGGATCGCCCGCGACCGAAACCGACCGTCAGAACCTGGAATCTCAGCATCGCGTGCGACTGTCGCGGCCTTTCGCCATCAGCCATCGGCCTCTTTCACGGGCAGTGTATACGCGCTTTCTGACGGAGACCCGCGGCGCCGCGGCGGCCGACGCCTGGCTCGCCTCGGTGCGGGAAATGGCGCCGACGCCGAAACACTCGGCGGTCCGCATAAATTGGTACGACGCGGTCTTGCTGGCACGCTGGTTGACCTTCCAGGCCGGCATGAGCGAAAGCGACCAGTGCTATGCCGACCCGGCCACGTTGGCGCTGGACCGCGACGGGCACCCGATCGACCGGCAATGGCCGTTGCGTCCCGAAAGAAAGGGCTTTCGCTTGCCGACCGAGGCGGAATGGGAATATGCCTGCCGAGCGGGCACGGTGACTGCGTTCAGTTTCGGCAGCGACCAATCATTGGCCGGCGACTATGGCTGGTTTCAGAGCAATTCCGCCGGCAGCTTGCAGCCGAGTTGGGTCTTGAAGCCGACGGGGCGCGGCCTGTTTTCGATCCACGGCAATGTGGGAGAGTGGTGCCATGATTGGCTGGGCTTCATCCCCGGCGGCACCGGTGTGGATCCGATCGGCGCCGCCGAGGGGCCTTGCCGCGCGATGCGCGGCGGTTCGTACTTAAGCGTGGCGGTCCTGTCGCGTTCCGCCAGCCGCGCCGGCCTGCCACCGGAGTTCGCCGCCCCCTACGGCAGCGTCCGCCTGGTGTGTACGCTGTCGCAGTAG
- a CDS encoding FAD binding domain-containing protein, with protein MKAFDFASPECEADVLELLSGEPGQTEILAGGTDLVPLMKKMLVTPDRVVNIMDVPSLRGVSADSLAVTIGATTTLDDVLEAPELDDYPAIKQAIRGINAMQLQGQGTIGGELCQRPRCWYYRNGYGLLANRGRLVAEGENRYHAILGNDGPAKFVHSSRTAPALVALGATLRVIGPRPEDETLVPIAEFFRTPRHEGQREHVLAPNQLLTHILLPPAAGVANATYEVRHGEGPDYPLAAAAVALKIVHGIVADANVVLGHVAPTPWISHEAAQAIIGWPVNESTARAAGEAAVAGATPLKDNEYKVQLASVAVERALLLAAGLETGGF; from the coding sequence ATGAAAGCGTTTGATTTTGCCTCGCCCGAATGCGAGGCCGACGTGCTGGAGTTGTTGTCGGGCGAGCCGGGCCAGACCGAGATTCTGGCCGGCGGCACCGACCTGGTTCCGCTGATGAAGAAGATGCTCGTCACGCCCGACCGCGTGGTGAATATCATGGACGTGCCCTCACTGCGTGGCGTCTCGGCCGATTCGCTCGCCGTGACGATCGGCGCCACGACGACGCTCGACGACGTTTTGGAAGCCCCCGAACTCGATGACTATCCGGCCATCAAGCAGGCCATTCGCGGCATCAACGCCATGCAGTTGCAAGGGCAGGGGACGATCGGCGGTGAACTGTGTCAGCGGCCGCGCTGCTGGTACTACCGCAACGGCTACGGTCTGTTGGCGAATCGCGGCCGGTTGGTGGCGGAAGGCGAGAACCGCTATCACGCCATCTTAGGCAACGACGGGCCGGCCAAGTTCGTACACTCGTCGCGGACCGCCCCGGCGCTGGTCGCGCTGGGAGCGACGTTGCGGGTGATCGGGCCTCGGCCCGAAGACGAGACCCTTGTGCCTATCGCCGAGTTCTTCCGCACGCCTCGGCACGAAGGTCAGCGCGAGCACGTGTTGGCCCCCAACCAGTTGCTGACGCACATCCTCCTGCCGCCGGCCGCGGGCGTGGCCAACGCGACTTACGAAGTGCGGCACGGCGAAGGGCCGGATTATCCGCTGGCCGCGGCGGCGGTGGCCTTGAAGATCGTACACGGCATTGTGGCCGATGCCAACGTGGTGCTTGGTCACGTCGCGCCGACGCCGTGGATTTCACACGAGGCGGCCCAGGCGATCATCGGCTGGCCGGTGAACGAATCGACGGCCCGCGCGGCCGGTGAGGCGGCGGTGGCTGGCGCCACGCCGCTGAAAGACAACGAGTACAAGGTGCAACTAGCCAGTGTGGCGGTGGAGCGTGCATTGCTGCTCGCCGCCGGTCTCGAGACGGGAGGATTTTAG